The Chiloscyllium punctatum isolate Juve2018m chromosome 30, sChiPun1.3, whole genome shotgun sequence genome includes a region encoding these proteins:
- the ppp1r10 gene encoding serine/threonine-protein phosphatase 1 regulatory subunit 10 isoform X2 gives MGSGPVDPKELLIGLDCLLGKDGEIKSGDGVIRIYRLMKDAKKLVSRCMYLNILLQTRSEDILNQFINVGGYKLLNNWLAYSKSTSNVPLLQQILLALQLLPLTVDHLKQNNTAKIVKQLSKSFDDEELRKLAQVLVNHWMTVIRSQSAGPGAQDKQPERKKRKDEKKEESKMRAPVSERVPDPKSDLRVETKEEESLEKKREKPKSLRTTAPSHAKFRSTGLEMEAPVLPKKSSSGPVISDKYNIKPTPLKRPSPSLTSSSAPHMEKKYKPLNVTPNTTKEIKVKIIPPQPIESTDFLEALNSAPMHGLKIKKKKKITSPTSVKSNPFDQKSSPEQISTKPASPEVAIAEPMEVERPSTPVPLEEVSEPVEMTVEEDTTVAAAAPVAEPSPPEAVPEAAKLTRKGKKRKTVSWREESKLREYFYFELDETERVNVNKIKDFGEAAKREMMMDRQAFETARRLSHDTMEEKIPWTCPVLIDLGPQLAERGSNSQEKYIQEEREKGILQEIFLSKDCVPESPHEPDAESYETIPPKIIPLDDENGIEDTTYEEPMKTVAASQSPDGSGSSKLPPVLANLMGSMGIVKNQQSGSNSNTSINVQELLTSLMSNQKPIEELVKQPEFSDKIKQLLGPLQNQAPQGQRMAAPPPAVNGYPPNQNNVPHFHPSGPAAPGGPFPAPHGPGGPRMMGPPHHQRDGYWDQPNDNMRGNPHGMRGGPYQRGRGRNGDQNFRGRSGRGHPHGGGRGGHGNHGGGMGGNHGGDMSNRPMCRHFMMKGSCRYESNCAFYHPGVNGPPLP, from the exons GCTTCTGATAGGGTTGGACTGCCTCCTTGGTAAAGATGGGGAAATTAAAAGTGGTGATGGTGTCATTAGAATCTACAG GTTAATGAAAGATGCAAAAAAGCTCGTGAGCAGATGCATGTACTTGAACATCCTACTGCAGACCAGATCGGAGGATATCTTGAACCA GTTCATCAACGTTGGTGGTTACAAGCTGCTGAATAACTGGCTGGCCTATTCCAAATCTACTAGCAATGTACCTTTGTTACAACAAATTCTGCTGGCATTACAGCTGCTGCCACTCACAGTGGACCATCTAAAACAA AATAACACAGCCAAGATAGTGAAACAGTTGAGCAAGAGCTTTGATGATGAAG AGCTTAGGAAGTTGGCACAAGTTTTGGTCAACCATTGGATGACTGTAATTCGTTCTCAGAGTGCAGGTCCTGGCGCACAAG ATAAACAGCCAGAGAGGAAGAAGcggaaagatgaaaagaaagagGAAAGCAAGATGCGAGCGCCAGTTTCTGAGCGAGTCCCAGATCCCAAATCAGACCTCAGAGTGGAGACGAAGGAAGAGGAATCATTGGAGAAGAAACGAGAGAAACCCAAGTCGCTACGGACAACCGCACCCAGTCACGCCAAGTTCAGATCAACAG GCCTGGAAATGGAGGCTCCTGTTCTGCCAAAGAAGAGTTCTTCTGGCCCAGTAATTTCCGACAAGTACAACATTAAGCCAACACCTCTGAAGAGACCAAG CCCATCTCTAACAAGTAGCTCTGCACCACACATGGAGAAGAAATACAAACCGCTCAACGTGACACCCAACACTACGAAGGAAATTAAAGTTAAAATTATTCCTCCCCAGC CCATTGAGAGTACTGATTTTCTAGAGGCGCTCAACTCCGCCCCCATGCATGGACTAAaaatcaagaagaagaagaagatcACTTCCCCAACTAGTGTCAAG TCCAATCCTTTTGATCAAAAGTCGAGTCCTGAACAGATCAGCACCAAGCCTGCTTCTCCAGAAGTTGCTATCGCTGAACCCATGGAAGTGGAGAGACCTAGTACACCTGTGCCACTGGAGGAAGTGTCTGAACCTGTGGAGATGA CTGTTGAAGAGGATACGACAGTGGCTGCAGCTGCACCAGTAGCTGAACCTTCTCCACCAGAAGCAGTGCCAGAAGCGGCCAAGCTGACAAGAaagggaaagaaaaggaagacTGTGTCATGGCGTGAAGAGTCCAAGCTACGAGAGTATTTCTACTTTGAACTAGATGAAacagagaggg TTAATGTGAACAAGATTAAAGACTTTGGTGAAGCTGCCAAGCGAGAAATGATGATGGATCGGCAGGCATTTGAGACTGCTCGCAGGTTGAGCCATGATACAATGGAGGAGAAGATTCCGTGGACGTGCCCAGTTTTAATCGATTTGGGTCCCCAGCTCGCAGAAAGGGGCAGTAACAGTCAAGAGAAGTACATTCAGGAGGAGCGGGAGAAAGGAATTCTGCAGGAAATCTTCCTCTCCAAGGACTG TGTTCCAGAGAGTCCTCATGAGCCTGATGCTGAGTCTTATGAAACTATTCCGCCCAAGATCATTCCATTGGATGAT GAGAATGGCATAGAGGACACCACGTATGAGGAACCAATGAAAACAGTTGCGGCTTCTCAGTCTCCTGATGGTTCAGGAAGCTCCAAGCTGCCTCCAGTGCTGGCCAACTTGATGGGCAGTATGGGCATAGTGAAGAACCAGCAATCTGGGTCAAATTCCAACACCAGCATCAACGTCCAGGAGTTGCTCACCTCCCTTATG AGCAATCAAAAACCCATTGAAGAGTTAGTAAAACAGCCAGAGTTCTCTGATAAAATCAAACAGCTGCTTGGACCACTGCAGAATCAAGCCCCACAAG GTCAGAGAATGGCTGCCCCACCGCCAGCAGTAAATGGCTATCCTCCAAATCAGAATAACGTGCCTCATTTCCATCCTAGTGGCCCTGCAGCACCAGGAGGACCTTTCCCAG CTCCCCATGGCCCTGGTGGCCCGAGGATGATGGGCCCACCTCACCACCAAAGGGATGGCTACTGGGACCAGCCAAATGACAACATGAGGGGCAACCCACATGGCATGCGTGGAGGTCCCTATCAGCGAGGTCGGGGACGTAACGGTGACCAGAACTTCCGAGGTCGCAGTGGACGGGGCCACCCTCATGGAGGAGGAAGGGGAGGACATGGCAACCACGGGGGAGGAATGGGTGGCAACCATGGTGGAG aCATGTCGAACAGACCCATGTGTCGGCATTTCATGATGAAAGGCAGTTGTCGTTACGAGAGCAATTGTGCCTTCTACCACCCTGGGGTGAATGGCCCCCCATTGCCATGA
- the ppp1r10 gene encoding serine/threonine-protein phosphatase 1 regulatory subunit 10 isoform X1, whose translation MQTVSQTMELLSRQLEICIQLILGNCYYYNPFDTMGSGPVDPKELLIGLDCLLGKDGEIKSGDGVIRIYRLMKDAKKLVSRCMYLNILLQTRSEDILNQFINVGGYKLLNNWLAYSKSTSNVPLLQQILLALQLLPLTVDHLKQNNTAKIVKQLSKSFDDEELRKLAQVLVNHWMTVIRSQSAGPGAQDKQPERKKRKDEKKEESKMRAPVSERVPDPKSDLRVETKEEESLEKKREKPKSLRTTAPSHAKFRSTGLEMEAPVLPKKSSSGPVISDKYNIKPTPLKRPSPSLTSSSAPHMEKKYKPLNVTPNTTKEIKVKIIPPQPIESTDFLEALNSAPMHGLKIKKKKKITSPTSVKSNPFDQKSSPEQISTKPASPEVAIAEPMEVERPSTPVPLEEVSEPVEMTVEEDTTVAAAAPVAEPSPPEAVPEAAKLTRKGKKRKTVSWREESKLREYFYFELDETERVNVNKIKDFGEAAKREMMMDRQAFETARRLSHDTMEEKIPWTCPVLIDLGPQLAERGSNSQEKYIQEEREKGILQEIFLSKDCVPESPHEPDAESYETIPPKIIPLDDENGIEDTTYEEPMKTVAASQSPDGSGSSKLPPVLANLMGSMGIVKNQQSGSNSNTSINVQELLTSLMSNQKPIEELVKQPEFSDKIKQLLGPLQNQAPQGQRMAAPPPAVNGYPPNQNNVPHFHPSGPAAPGGPFPAPHGPGGPRMMGPPHHQRDGYWDQPNDNMRGNPHGMRGGPYQRGRGRNGDQNFRGRSGRGHPHGGGRGGHGNHGGGMGGNHGGDMSNRPMCRHFMMKGSCRYESNCAFYHPGVNGPPLP comes from the exons GCTTCTGATAGGGTTGGACTGCCTCCTTGGTAAAGATGGGGAAATTAAAAGTGGTGATGGTGTCATTAGAATCTACAG GTTAATGAAAGATGCAAAAAAGCTCGTGAGCAGATGCATGTACTTGAACATCCTACTGCAGACCAGATCGGAGGATATCTTGAACCA GTTCATCAACGTTGGTGGTTACAAGCTGCTGAATAACTGGCTGGCCTATTCCAAATCTACTAGCAATGTACCTTTGTTACAACAAATTCTGCTGGCATTACAGCTGCTGCCACTCACAGTGGACCATCTAAAACAA AATAACACAGCCAAGATAGTGAAACAGTTGAGCAAGAGCTTTGATGATGAAG AGCTTAGGAAGTTGGCACAAGTTTTGGTCAACCATTGGATGACTGTAATTCGTTCTCAGAGTGCAGGTCCTGGCGCACAAG ATAAACAGCCAGAGAGGAAGAAGcggaaagatgaaaagaaagagGAAAGCAAGATGCGAGCGCCAGTTTCTGAGCGAGTCCCAGATCCCAAATCAGACCTCAGAGTGGAGACGAAGGAAGAGGAATCATTGGAGAAGAAACGAGAGAAACCCAAGTCGCTACGGACAACCGCACCCAGTCACGCCAAGTTCAGATCAACAG GCCTGGAAATGGAGGCTCCTGTTCTGCCAAAGAAGAGTTCTTCTGGCCCAGTAATTTCCGACAAGTACAACATTAAGCCAACACCTCTGAAGAGACCAAG CCCATCTCTAACAAGTAGCTCTGCACCACACATGGAGAAGAAATACAAACCGCTCAACGTGACACCCAACACTACGAAGGAAATTAAAGTTAAAATTATTCCTCCCCAGC CCATTGAGAGTACTGATTTTCTAGAGGCGCTCAACTCCGCCCCCATGCATGGACTAAaaatcaagaagaagaagaagatcACTTCCCCAACTAGTGTCAAG TCCAATCCTTTTGATCAAAAGTCGAGTCCTGAACAGATCAGCACCAAGCCTGCTTCTCCAGAAGTTGCTATCGCTGAACCCATGGAAGTGGAGAGACCTAGTACACCTGTGCCACTGGAGGAAGTGTCTGAACCTGTGGAGATGA CTGTTGAAGAGGATACGACAGTGGCTGCAGCTGCACCAGTAGCTGAACCTTCTCCACCAGAAGCAGTGCCAGAAGCGGCCAAGCTGACAAGAaagggaaagaaaaggaagacTGTGTCATGGCGTGAAGAGTCCAAGCTACGAGAGTATTTCTACTTTGAACTAGATGAAacagagaggg TTAATGTGAACAAGATTAAAGACTTTGGTGAAGCTGCCAAGCGAGAAATGATGATGGATCGGCAGGCATTTGAGACTGCTCGCAGGTTGAGCCATGATACAATGGAGGAGAAGATTCCGTGGACGTGCCCAGTTTTAATCGATTTGGGTCCCCAGCTCGCAGAAAGGGGCAGTAACAGTCAAGAGAAGTACATTCAGGAGGAGCGGGAGAAAGGAATTCTGCAGGAAATCTTCCTCTCCAAGGACTG TGTTCCAGAGAGTCCTCATGAGCCTGATGCTGAGTCTTATGAAACTATTCCGCCCAAGATCATTCCATTGGATGAT GAGAATGGCATAGAGGACACCACGTATGAGGAACCAATGAAAACAGTTGCGGCTTCTCAGTCTCCTGATGGTTCAGGAAGCTCCAAGCTGCCTCCAGTGCTGGCCAACTTGATGGGCAGTATGGGCATAGTGAAGAACCAGCAATCTGGGTCAAATTCCAACACCAGCATCAACGTCCAGGAGTTGCTCACCTCCCTTATG AGCAATCAAAAACCCATTGAAGAGTTAGTAAAACAGCCAGAGTTCTCTGATAAAATCAAACAGCTGCTTGGACCACTGCAGAATCAAGCCCCACAAG GTCAGAGAATGGCTGCCCCACCGCCAGCAGTAAATGGCTATCCTCCAAATCAGAATAACGTGCCTCATTTCCATCCTAGTGGCCCTGCAGCACCAGGAGGACCTTTCCCAG CTCCCCATGGCCCTGGTGGCCCGAGGATGATGGGCCCACCTCACCACCAAAGGGATGGCTACTGGGACCAGCCAAATGACAACATGAGGGGCAACCCACATGGCATGCGTGGAGGTCCCTATCAGCGAGGTCGGGGACGTAACGGTGACCAGAACTTCCGAGGTCGCAGTGGACGGGGCCACCCTCATGGAGGAGGAAGGGGAGGACATGGCAACCACGGGGGAGGAATGGGTGGCAACCATGGTGGAG aCATGTCGAACAGACCCATGTGTCGGCATTTCATGATGAAAGGCAGTTGTCGTTACGAGAGCAATTGTGCCTTCTACCACCCTGGGGTGAATGGCCCCCCATTGCCATGA